The sequence CATTCCATGTTCACCTCCATACATCAACCATGGCTCAACGCTGCTCAGGGAGCTGGTGTTACTATGTTGGCATAATGAGGCACCTGCATCAGTGGGAGATAAATTTAAGTCTAGATATGTGCACGAGTAAGTCAATGCAGGGTGGCTTACactgacctaactttgtagtgtagaccaggcctgggacACAAGGAGATGTTATAAGCATTAGGAAGGGAAAGAAGGAGAGTTTACACAAATTAAGATGAGATCTCTTGATTTTTGCAAAGCACATATCCTGTTCACTCAGTAAATACACATCAGATAGATACACTGGTTCCTTCCTACACTAATTGTCTCAGGAATGGCCCAGGTTTCATGCTGCACCTCTCAGGATGCACAAGACAGAATGTGCAACTCAGAAGAGTAAGGGGCAAAATGGGCAGATTTGGGGTTGCTTTAGGTGCCAAAACAGCCTCTGCATTAAGTTACTGAGCTTTTCCACAGTTCTAAATAGCCAGAGTAAAGAGTGTTCCAGCCGCTCCCTACTTCCCCTTGGCCACTTCCTTGATCAAACCCTATGTTGGGTCTCTGAGAGGAGGTGGTGCCGGGCTGCTTGTTCCACCCCTGCACTGGGGTATTCAGAAGGCTTTTTCTGTCCCCTTTCAGGGCCTGGTCACCCCttgagcagtgtaaaggggctttaGTGGGGACAGGTTAAACCCATTCTCTTTAGACATGGAGAATAAGTGAAATGAAGGTTGACTGGCTCACACAGATGAGCCATATcattaacaattttttaaaaagataaaaatgaGAACTGGAGAAATTCATCACCGTGGGAATCTCAGCATTAAGAAGCACATTGCTAACCCAGAGTAATACTGCGTATGGCACTAGGAACAGctttaaagctttaaaaaaaccctaatctGTCTTTGAAATTGTCAGCAATTCAAGCTTGATTTGATGTTGCTACTACATTCgctataggcctgatccaaagcccattgaagtaaatgggaatccttccttttttaaataagaaaataaacttACTTCATGTAGGGAGCTCTTCGAAGGGATCTGAAAGAGCGGAAGGTGCTGGCTTCATGAGTAGGAACTGGGAGATTGTCCTGTGCGTTAGGACAGCATAGACTCTGATCTTGGAATTAATTATTTGAAGCTACAGGTATTATACTGAGTCATGAAACTGACCTGATGGCAAGTCTGTTAGTTATTTCTTAATGTCGCTGTGTAGCCAGCACAGAGTAGCTTTAAAGTATCCAGAGAAGGCCAGTGAAGAATGCCGCCTGTGCACAAGAACTCTCCACTGGTTTGAAGCTGGTGCAGGAGGCTCTGCTGCTATCTGTGTCAGCCACCAGCTTGATCCTCTGTGTAAGGGGAAGGAAGAGATGTGTCAGGGACATTAACAGGGTGAGGCACGGGTgggacagggagaggagggggcactGCACAGAAGCACTCCACTTTGCCTGCTCCTCCACTGGCATAAGTTGGGGGCAGCCCCTATACGTCCCTATTTGTGCCAAAGCTGGACAGCTTTGAATCAGGGAGCAGCAACTGGCCCCTATGAGAATCAAGTCTTATGAGTCTAGCTCTTTTACTCCTGCATTGGCTTGGAGCTTTCGAAGGACCACTGCATTTTTGCGCACCAGGTTAACTGAATGATCaaccaaattattattatttttttttttttgcaacagaaagAAATTTCAGTTGTGGGATCCTTGTCGTTGTGCCCTGGGGAATTAGCAGAAGAAAGTGATCCATAAGACTACAGAGCTTGCTCTTCTGTATCCAGGCTGGAATTAACTCAATGATTGTTCTAAGGAGGGGACAATGAATAGCACTGAGTGCATGGATGATTACAATCTGGATAAGAACTTGTTTCCATTTGTTTACATCACTGTGATTGTGGTCAGTATTCCTGTCAATTGTTCATTCCTCTGTGTATCTTATATACAagtaaggaaaaaaaatgagTTAGCTATATACCTCTTCAGTTTATCCCTAGCTGACCTCCTATACACTCTGACCTTGCCTCTGTGGATTGATTACACTTGGCATGAAGATACCTGGCAATTCTCTGCTTTGCTTTGCCGGATTTCTGCCTTCCTTATGTACATGAATTTTTACACCAGTGCTGCCTTCCTCACTTGCATCTCCATTGATAGATACCTGGCATTAGTTCACCCTCTCAAGTTCCAACACCTGCGCACAAGAAGATCTGCCTTGCTTGTTAGCATCTTTGTTTGGGTTTTGGAAACCAGCCTTAACGGTATGATTCTGGTGAAGGATGAAACATTCCACAAGGTTTGCAATTCCACTGACCATGTCTTATGTTATGATAAATACCCTTTGGAAAAATGGCAAGCCATACTAAACATCTTCCGGATATGCTCAGGATACATGATCCCTTTGGCAATCATGCTGTTTTGCTACCAAAAAATCTACCAAGCTGTGAGGCATAATCAAGCCACAGAAgatagagaaaaaaagaaagtcaaGAAGCTGCTATTGAGCATCACCATTACTTTCTTCTTTTGCTTCACTCCCTACCACGCTGTGTTGCTGATTCGCAGCATCAATGAGCCAGACAATGTCAACTTTATCCATATGTTTAAGCCTTATAGAATTACACAGGCCTTAACAAGTTTCAACTGTATTGCTGACCCAATTCTGTACTGCTTTGTGAGTGAAACTGGGAGAACGGATATCCTGAACATGCTCAAGCGCTGCTTTTGTGTGCGGCAATCTGAGTTACAGCAGCCAACAGATGCTACTATGACTAGCATTATGAAAAAGAATACTACAGCAGTGACACTGAAGTCATCTACAGACCTTTAAGTGAAAATGAACTTTTGTCCAAAATGCCCAATATAGTGAACTGCCAAATTCTTTCCTCATTTACACCCAAGAAACACCACTGAAGCTGTATAGTATTCAAAATAatgtgaaatcagtggagttgccTGGGTGTAACTGAGGGGAAAATTCAGCCATTATATTTTTTTGCTTTACATATACCATGCAAGGGCAAGTACGTGGTCTAGTGATCTAAAGGAGGTAAATGTGAGTCAGGACTCATGGGTTCTATTATTGGAGGATCTAATAGGGATTCATTATGTGACCAGGGCAAGTCATTGAAGTTGCACCAGTATACAACTGGAGTGGAGAGCCAGGACTAGTGTCATTGTTCTAACCCaggaattggcaacctttggcatgcggcccaccagggtaagcaccctggcaggccaggctggtttgtttacttgccgcatccacagatttggccgattgcagctcccactggctgtggttcaccgctccaggccaatgggggctgcgggaagcggtggccagcacatccctcggtccgcgccgcttcctgcagcccccattggcctggagcggcgaactgcggccagtgggagccgcgatcggccaaacctgcggatgcggcaggtaaacaaaccagcctggaccgccagggtgcttaccatggcgggccacgtgccaaaggttgctgatccctgttttAACCAGTGAAAAACAAATGCGGAAATCAAACAGCAATTACCTTGTGCTGTGCTGCCAATAATTTAACAAGTGTCTCCCACAAAACTGTTCCCCTTATCTTATTCCATACACCTTGAATCAGGCATGCCTGTGCTCATAAAGAAGAGGGCAGAAAGGTTATGAATCTATTTgctttccaattttaatatacatATGAAGATTGTGGGGGGAAGGATCCTctcatgggattttttaaaaatacctggtCTTTTGATACAAACCATATTCCAAAAGCAAAAGGAGCCTAAGAATTACAGGGATAAATGTTACAAGTGTGACTGGAATTATACTGCAGTAGTCAGACAGAGGGTGACTATGTGGGGCACTCATTTTAGTCTACCTTCTAATGTGGTTGTGCAATTTTAACAAGCAGGTTTCTAGGAGCCCCCCAATATCTTCAGCAATGTTTTAAACCTATGTACATTTATAAAGGCTTGCCAAAAAAGTCTCTGCTTTTGTCTTTGTTAATACATATGCTTTCTCTTTTTGAGATAGTTTCATTATAATAGGAAGATCCAGATTCAGATAGTTAAAAGTTAATTATTGTTacaatatctccattaattaaaattattatatctcctagaactggaagggaccttaaaaggatgttaagtcaagtccagccccctgccctcactagcaggaccaagtactgattttgccccagattccctaagtggccccccacaaggattgaactcataaccctgggtttagcaggccaatgctcaaaccactgagctatgcctccccaTGGTTGAAACACACACATAggccctcccccgtcacagcaacggcagattcgcacctttttatctgggttacctgggttacctgtgcagacaacatggagcccgctcagcacagctgagctcaccgtcaccatatgtcctcttggtgccggcagacgtgggactgcattgctacacagcagcagctgctaactgccttttggcggtagacggtgcagtagactggtagccttcatcggcgatctgggtgctggcagccgtggggcttgccttttggcagtaaatggtgtattatgactgttagccggcctattacaagtcgggtcatcgcacattagcagagtcttccctgagcagcagctcgtgcaataggcctgaagaccatcgtcatacaccgccccgtatttgctgccaagcacccagaaagatgccgagggctatcagtcacgctgcgccgtcgtcttaagatgtaaaaaaatagattttctctgtattcatttgcttccccctccctccgtcaaatcaacggcctgctaaacccagggttttcagtttaatctttggaggggaccagtctgtgacagttgtttgtgtctctccctgatgcacagccaccgttctttattttaattccctgtgcctgtacgccatgtcgtcactcggcccccctccctccttcccctaggccgtcagatactacgtttgcgccacagctcgagccgagaagcggttcgcgccttttctttgaattctgggttgagatcccaatgcccggatgatgcaaaacagtgtcgcgggcggttctgggtacatgtcgtcaggcccctcccccctcgtcacagcaacggcagacaatagattcgcgcctttttacctgggttacctgtgcagacaacataccacggcaagcatggagcccgctcagctcagctgagctcaccgtcaccatatgtcctctgggtgccggcagacgtgggactgcattgctacacagcagcagctgctaactgccttttggcggtagacggtgtagcatgagtgatagccgtggggctggcagccgtagggctgcattgcaccagccccttccaggcgatggtatattatgactggtacccgtcgtcgtcatactggtatggctgtcaatcatggccacctgggcagacatgctactgttttgatgatgactgttaccagtcataatatactattttctgccaattgcccaatattgtctgctaagcacccagaagaggccgagggcgatgctgggtgctggcggacgtggggctggcagacgtggggctgcattgctacacagcagcagccccttgccttttggcagatgatggtatattatgattggtacccatcatcatcgtactggtatggctgtcactcatgctgcagcgtcggctgccaccttaagatgtaaaaaatagatttgttctgtgttcatttgcttccccttcctccgtgaaatcaacagcctgctaagcccagggtttccagtttaatctttggggggaccattctgtgtgacagttgtttgtgtttctccctgttcctgtacctgtacgtcatgtcgtcactcggccctccctccctccctccctcccgccctccttctcctggtccatcagatactactttcgcgccttttttctgaccaggcgccatagctagcactgggatcatggagcccgctcagatcaccgcggcaattatgagcactatgaacaccacgcgcattgtcctggagtatatgcagagccagaacatgccaaggcgaaacccggaccaggcgaggaggcgattgcagcacggcgacgagagtgatgaggaaattgacatggccatagacctctcacaaggcacaggccccagcaatgtggaaatcatggtgtcactggggcaggttgataccgtggaacgccgattctgggcccgggaaacaagcacagactggtgggaccgcatcgtgctgcaggtatgggacgattcccagtggctgcgaaactttcgcatgcgtaagggcactttcatggaactttgtgacttgctttcccctgccctgaaacgccaggataccaagatgagagcagccctcacagttgagaagcgagtggcgatagccctgtggaagcttgcaacgccagacagctaccggtccgtcgggaatcaatttggagtgggcaaatctactgtgggggccgctgtgatccaatttgccagggcaatgaaagacctggtgatagcaagggtagtgactctgggcaacgtgcagtcaatagtggatggttttgctgaaatgggattcccaaactgtggcggggccatagacggaacccatatccctatcttgtcaccggagcaccaagccaccgactacgtaaaccgcaaggggtacttttcaatgctgctgcaagccctggtggatcacaagggacgtttcaccaacatcaacgtgggatggccgggaaaggtacatgatgctcgcgtcttcaggaactctgctctgtttcgaaagctggaggaagggactttcttcccggaccagaaagtgaccattggggatgttgaaatgcctatcgtgatccttggggacccagcctaccccttaatgccatggctcatgaagccgtacacaggcagcctggacaggagtcaggacctgttcaactacaggctgagcaagtgccgaatggtggtggaatgtgcatttggacgtttaaaagcgcgctggcgcagcttactgactcgctcagacctcagcgaaaagaatatccccattgttattgctgcttgctgtgcgctccacaatatctgtgagagtaagggggagacctttatggcggggtgggaggttgaggcaactcgcctggccgctgattacgcgcagccagacaccagggcggttagaggagcacagcagggtgcggtgcgcatcagagaagctttgaaaacgagttttgtgactggccaggctactgtgtgaaacttctgtttgtttctccttgatgaaccctccaacccccccccccccccccgacccggttcactctacttctctgtaaaccaaccaccccaccccaccctcccctcccctcccgcttgcagatgcaataaagtcattgttttttcacattcatgcattctttattagttccttacagaggtagggggataattgccaaggtagctgggatgggtgggggaggagggatggaaaaggacacactgcattttaaaactttaactcttattgaagcccagccttctgatgcttgggcgatcatctggggtggagtgactgggtggacggaggcccccccaccgtgttcttgggcgtctgggtgaggaggctatggaacttggggaggagggctgttggttacacaggggctgtagcggcggtctctgctcctgctgcctttcctgcaactcaaccatacgctcgagcatctcactttgatgctccagcagacggagcattgcctcttgccgtctgtctgcaagctgacgccacctatcgtcttcagcccgccacctctcctctcgttcatgttgggcttttctcatctccgacattgactgcctccacgcattctgctgtgctctatcagcctgggcggacatctgcagctccgtgaacatctcgtccctcgtcttacgttttctctttctaatgttcacgagcctctgcgaaggagaaacatttgcagctggtggaggagaagggagaggtggttaaaaaagacacattttagggaacaatgggtacactctttcattacaaggtcgcatatttcggcttgcaggcagccatcgtaggccacagtgttttggcttttttaaccttcttaacatgcgggaaaggttgcaaacagcagcgcatttcccatatcaaggatgaattgggttgtccatttaaaatggggtttcaatgtaaaaggagggggctgcggtttcccggttaacatgcggcacaaacacaagtaaacccccccacacacacacacacacacacacacgattctctgggatgatcacttcacccctcccccccaccgcgtggttaacagcggggaacatttctggtcagaatagcaggaacgggcacctctgaatgtcccccttaataaaatcaccccatttcaaccaggagagctttctggagatgtccctggaggatttccgctccatccccatacatgttaacagacttgcttgctttttttttgtaatgtttaccaatatttacaaagttacactcaccagaggtctcctgtgtgccctgagggtcttgggtgagttcggaggttactggttccaggtccagtgtcacaaacatatcctggctgttggggaaaccggtttctccgcttccttgctgctgtgagctacctacagtacctccatcgtcatcttcctcgttccccgaaccgtcttccctgtgtgtttctccagtgagagagtcatagcacacggttggggtagtggtggctgcaccccctaggatcgcatgcagctccgcgtagtagcggcaagtttgcggctctgccccggaccttccgtttgcttctctggctttgtggtaggcttgccgtagctccttaattttcacgcggcactgctgtgtgtccctgttatggcctcggtccttcatggccttggagatcttttctaatacttttccatttcttttactgctacggagttcagctatcactgcttcatctccccatatggcgagcagatctcgtacctcccgttcggtccatgctggagctcttttgcgatcctgggaggactccatgacggttacctgtgctgatgagctctgcgtggtcacctgtgctctccacgctgggcaaacaggaaatgaaattcaaaccttcgcgggtcttttcctgtctacctggtcagtgcatctgagttgagagcgctgtccagagcggtcacaatgaagcactgtgggatagctcccggaggccaataacattgaattccgtccacactaccccaattccgacccgcaaaggccggttttatcgctaatcccctcgtcggaggtggtgtaaagaaaccggtttaaagggccctttaagtcgaaagaaagggcctcgttgtgtggacgtgtccaggcttaattcggtttaacgctgctaaagtcgacctaaacccgtagtgtagaccaggcctgatacttgacttcagttgagttactccagatttatgttGATGTGCATGAGAGATGAATCAGGCCAGGAGCTTTCATTTCCAAAATTAGCATTCCTTTAACTCCCAGCCACCATGAAACACATCTGACTTTTGAGAAACAGGAAAGAATGTGGTTTGAGTATGAAGGTTAAAATATTCTATTTCCTTGTTCCACTGAACAAGAAGCAAACTAGTAATTTCATTACAGCTTCAAGAATAAAACCCTTATGAATATGTTGGTTGTTATTTGTTAGTGTTAATTAagaaaatgaaggggaaaaaaaagaagtggtTGTGATTATAAGTAAACAGTAGAGGTGTTTGCCATTTACCATCCTCCTTTACCATTGTAATCAAGACACTGTTAGTTACACATAGAATTACACCTTCTGCCAGGAAgtgtcagcagcaacaagggctgggtccaatatctaggggttcctcttaacattaCAAACCAGAACCAGATAGAGTCCTTACCCCCAAAATCTGGGAAATAGTAACCACCACCTCTGGGTGCCTCCAAGAGGCAATATTTCTCCACTCGCAAGGACATATACTAAAAGTGATTAGTTTGAGAAAACATCACAAAAATGACTGAAAAGTATGTAAACAAGTAAACATCTACCCCACAATACGTTGGGCAGTAGTCCTTTGGCTCAGTTTCCCACTCTATGGTGTGAAAGTCCAATGGATGAATGTACTTTTAACACACCACgctcctttccctctgctgcacACTATTCACAGTTGGTTGTTTGCAGTCAGAAAAGTCCTAGAATTCAGTGGTGCATTCACATGGGTTCACCTCACTTCTGAAACAGGTCctgattaaccttttgtgggcccagcgccaaacatatttgtgggctccTATGGGGGCAATGAAGCATGGCATGGGGAGGTCGGTCCCCGGAGCAAGGGAcaggccaggggcaatggggcatggcaggggcggcccCATTCCACCCAGCCCAGCatgagggcactgtttacaaatcGGCAATCTTCCCCAACCCCCAGTgctcttccccacagccccatcacCATAACTACACAGTACCCCACACTGACCCCTCCCACTGCCAAGCACCATCTCCCGGGGTCCCACCCAGTCCTACCCACCTGGCATTGGTGGTGCCCGCGGCAGAGAGGAGGTGTTTCCTTGCAGGGGTGGGATGGAGCCACCGACTTCCCCAGTGCGCCACTTAtgcagagcagcagggagagccGGGCCCTGCCCCTAGGGAGGCCTGAAGCGGATGGgcaccagcccagagctgcagagGCTGAggcctcctctccacccccatcactggcaggcagccagccagcagctagATGATCAGCAGACAGacctgctttgccaaaatgatcaattttggctgtttTGGGTTAAAATTTACTTCAGTCTTGGATTTAGGGGGAAATGTTCTCATAGGTGGTGGAACTGGGGGTTCTGCTGcatcctctggcttgaagtggtttccatcatatacagggtttacatttTGGTTCAATGGCAGTCAGCACCCCtgctacacaaattgttccagcacctctgaaggtgtgtctatgcaaatatgGTCTGCTCTTGGTGTCTTTCCCCCCAGTTCATCAATAGAGGACAGAGGAaaactcattcagaccctgcttacagagATTTTCTTCTGTCTAGTGTTCTGCTGAGGGGATATCAGCAACTCACCCAGCTGCTTCCTTCTCAAGTAGACCTTGAAGAGGAAGCAAAGGTAGGAGTATTCGATGCCAGACCTTTTTCAACATACCGTATCGGCTCTACTATTCAAATGCACTAGCTCACTAGTGTTAAGAAGCTTAGGAAATCTTTACACCCACACCACCAATGTAATAAAAACAGTGCTATTTTACAACCAGTGCCTTATAATGACCGAGAAAGATTCCATCTCTGTTCTTCCTGACTCAGACTTTGGAAGAACCAAAGAAAAGATGCATCAAATAATCCATCTCCGATTTTACACAAGAAACACAACACAGTGTAACAAATCAGTGTGCTAGTGACAACAAGGTTGGACTTTCTCCcattgtaaatcaacatagctcaaTTGAAGTTATcacctgaggatctagcccatagtTCCTAGGAGCTAGAACCCTGGTCCATGAACTACTG is a genomic window of Malaclemys terrapin pileata isolate rMalTer1 chromosome 4, rMalTer1.hap1, whole genome shotgun sequence containing:
- the GPR65 gene encoding psychosine receptor, producing MNSTECMDDYNLDKNLFPFVYITVIVVSIPVNCSFLCVSYIQVRKKNELAIYLFSLSLADLLYTLTLPLWIDYTWHEDTWQFSALLCRISAFLMYMNFYTSAAFLTCISIDRYLALVHPLKFQHLRTRRSALLVSIFVWVLETSLNGMILVKDETFHKVCNSTDHVLCYDKYPLEKWQAILNIFRICSGYMIPLAIMLFCYQKIYQAVRHNQATEDREKKKVKKLLLSITITFFFCFTPYHAVLLIRSINEPDNVNFIHMFKPYRITQALTSFNCIADPILYCFVSETGRTDILNMLKRCFCVRQSELQQPTDATMTSIMKKNTTAVTLKSSTDL